The genomic segment TTATTTCTGGGGAAGAAGAAAAATCTGAAATAGAACCTCAGAAAATTATGGGAAAGATTGTAAATGGAAAAATTGTAAATGATACAAGTATGAAAATTTCTGCTCACTGCAATAGGGTTCCAGTAATTGATGGCCATACAGCATGTGTAAGCCTTGAATTCGGCGCAAAAAAACCTTCACTTGAGGAGATTAGAAAAATCTGGAAAGAATTCCGCTCTGAACCTCAAGAGTTGAACTTGCCGTTTGCACCAAAAAAGCCAATTATCTATAGAGAAGAACCCAATAGACCACAACCAAGAAAAGACAGAGACACTGATAAAGGCATGGCGGTAACTGTCGGAAGACTAAGAGAATGTAAAGTATTTGACATAAGATTTGTCTGCCTTTCTCACAACACAGTTAGAGGTGCTGCAGGCGGAGGAATACTAAATGCCGAGCTTCTAAAAGCAAAAGGCTACCTTTGATGATAAACATGGGGATTGAAGAAGATATACTAATACGTTTGAAGTCCGTAAAGGGTGTCCTAGACGCCTTCTTGCTATCGCCTGAAGACATAGATAAAATCAGAGAATTTGAGATTCAGGCAGAAAAGAATAAGGCTGCCGGAGGAATGATGGACTTTATCAATGAAGGTGTCTGGGAAGTTTTATCAAAAAGTGTAGTATTCCTAATTTTCATCGATGAAACTTTTTCAGATAGAAAACACGGTCAAAGCCTGACATTGATGAAAGACCCTTCGGGCAATATTCTTGGTAAACTATTAAGAAAGGATGAGATTCCAGAATATCAGAAACGAGGCGATGTCCTTTTTATGGGGGAGGAGTTTGTTATATTCACTAATGTAAGGGCCCAAGGCAAACCTTATTTTGTGATTCCAGCCCAAGAGTTAGAAGAACTAAACTATTTGAATGGAATTTCAGCAAGTCTCTGTGTACCAACGGACCTATTCTTTAAAGAGAAATACAACATCAAAGGAGAAAATCTTGGTACAGTAATTATAGGCACAGATAAACCCTAAAAGTTTAAATCTAAATCTTTTATTTACTTATTATGATTAAATACTCGATGTATGTCAAGGAATCTTCATTTTTTCACAACCTTGACCCCAGAACAAAAATAGTCATCCTTTCATCGATTTTTGGCCTTGCACTTTTATACAAAGATCCACTCTATCTTGGCGTCATTGCAGTTTCAGTCTTATTGATGATAAGATTTCTCTGTAAAATCAAAATTAGGAGATTGGCTACATACATAAGACCAATACTCCCACTTGTCTTAATGTCATTGATATTATGGCCTTTTTTCCAGCCAACAGGAAATATAATTTTTGAATACTGGAAGATACGTGTCAGTGAGGATGGCATACGGATGGGGCTTGCAATGACCTTTAGAATCTTTGCAATAATCACCGCAACTTTTCTTCTCTTGATGACAACGCTTCAGCGTGACCTTGTTCTAGGATTAATGAAATTCAAAGTTCCATATGAATACTGTTTGACTTTAGCTATATCTCTCCGGTACGTCCCTACGTTAGCAGGAATAACCTATACAATAATGGACGCCCAGAGGTCAAGGGGTCTGGAATTGGATAAGGGCCCAATATTCAAAAGAATAAGAAACTACATTCCAATTATTACTCCATTGATAATAGGATCAATAAGAATGGCTGAAGAGCTTGCAATAGCTATAGAATCAAGAGGATTTGGATACGGGGAAAGGACATTCTTAAAAGAAATATCCCTTAAAAAAAGAGATTATGCAACAATGTGTGTTTTTGTCTTGATTTTAGGACTTGGGGTCTATGTTCGATTATTGGGCTATGGTAGCATGGCATTTGTTTAATTATTAAATCTGATTAATTTGCAAACACTTTTAAAAGATTGAGTTCTATTTTTTTTTGTGAAATCTCCTGACGTAGAAAAGACAGAAAAGATTAGGGCATATCTAAAAGAAGAATATGAGTATTTTGATCTTGTTGAAATTTTAAAAGAAAAAGGATTTTCCCAAAAAGTCCTTGAAAAAGAAGAAATTAAACAACTCATATCCTCTTCCCAAGAGATAGTTAATCAGATTCAGCATGAACGGGGAATGCTAAAAAATGAAATTAAGATTTTTCTTGAAGGGCGCATCAATAGGCTTGAGCAGAGGATAAGAGAGTTAAATGAGCCTCCCTTTATGATTGGTATTTACGTAAGGCCACTTGACAAAGAAGGGATGCATGAAATTTTTGATTATGTAAACTATAGGATAATAGCCTATATGATTGATGATTTAGATATTAACAAAGGGGACAAGATAAGGTACAAGTTTATCGAGGCAAAGGAAGGGGGAAAATTTGTAATACTCGAAAGACACCCCGGCAAAGTTGATACAACACTTGGTGAGATAATAAAAATTGAAGGCAGATATGCAACAGTGAGATTTGATACTTATCATGAGATGATGCTAGACATAGGGGACTTTGTAGATTCAAAGAACGAATATCTCAAGGCTGGAGCCACAGTAACGTTGTTTGGAAATTCAAAAGATTGGGAGATACTCGATATAAAATCAAATGTTAAATATGGTGATGATCTTCTACTTGAAAAGAAACCTAAAGTTATTAGAGAAGAAATAGGCGGGCTTGACGAGGCCATTTTAGAGATTGATCAGGCCGTTGGTTCTGCATTGAGTTATGATTTTATCAAAGAAAAAGTCCAAAAATTAAAAATTGAGAGGACTAAAGGTATAATGCTTTATGGGCCCCCAGGGTGTGGTAAAACACTAATCGCACGTTACGCCGCCTCCATCTCTTCGAGAAATTTTATTAATGTTGACAAAGAACTTAGGAGCAAATGGTTTGGAGAGACTCAGCAAAACATTGAGGAATTATTCAAATATGCGGAAGAAAAGGCACCCTCTGTTTTATTCTTTTATGAATTCGATAGTCTTGTACCTGAAAGAGAATCAGGCTCAGAGGCTGCAAGACTTGAAAATCCAATAGTAAATAAATTCTTACAGCTTCTTGATGGTCTTGAGGAGATGGGGGATGTAATTGTTATAATAGCTACAAATAGGCCAGATATTATAGACCCTGCAATTTTGAGGCCAGGGAGAATTGATAAGCACATTCGGATAGGAAGGCCTGACACAAGAGACGCCGGAGAAAAAGTCTTGGACATATATCTAAAACCAGACCAATTAATCCCGCACTCACTTGAAATTGAAAAGTACGGATCAGTCAAGAAGTTTGCTGAAGTTATGAAGGACACCATATTGACTGAGCTATATGAGAAGAATAGAATATGCAATATAGAAAAACTTGGGCTTATCAACGTTCCAATAAAAGAGACAATATCTGGAGCAATGATAAAGAATATCGTAATACAAACAAAGAAATATTATATTAATAGACTTGATAAATATGCAAAATTAATTGATGTGATAAACAATATCTATCACAATAAACTGTACATTGAAAAGACATGCGAAGTCCTTTGTGCCCACATAATTAACGAATGTTACACAGTTTCAAAAGAGCTTGGAGAAACTGCTGATAAAGTAATCGGTGAAATTAGAAAAGACTTGGTATCAAGTATGTCTGAAAAAATTGAAGAGGATTACCTATTGAAGAGAATTGAAGAATACATTGATCAAAACGAAGGAATGTTAATCGGGGATGCAATCGAGGCGATAGATACGGACTGTGGAAAGGCTCAGTGATAAATATCCCCTACTTTACCCATATAGGTTCCGTCAAGAAGGTAACAATCAAAATTTTTTATTTCTAATCTGCCACTCTCAAAGTAAGGTCCGGGTATCTCTTCGTCTTTGTTTATTGATACACCTTCTATAACTGGATTAAAAGATGGCAAAATGATTATATTTTGTGGGCCTTCTATTCTAAGAAAACATTTCAAACGAGTAATCTTTCCGTTTGAGTCAACAAATTCAACTACGGGATGGATATGCCCCATAATCAAATTGCTACCTTCAATAAGGATGTGGCCATGAGTTAAAACATGGTCGTCTATTCTGAAGGATTTCATGACCTCGTTATCAACTATCTCTTCTATATTTCCATCATGATTCCCTTTGATCAGTTTTACCGGGATGTCAAATTCTAAGAATTTAGGTAGGTTTAATTTCTCAAAATAGGATGTAAATGGAAGATTGTGTTTGATATCCCCTAATAGTATAAGCTCCTCTACCTTTTTTCTTTTTATTATTTTTAATAAATCCGCCTTCATTTTTTGTCCGACATCTGGGATCTTAATCCCTTTTTTATAATACTCGTACTCTTTACCTAAGTGCAGATCAGCAACAACAAGATACCTCTTATCGGATTCAATGATTATAGCAGGCTTATTTATTACTGGATATAGGTCCATAATTTAAACCAATAAATTAAATTTAAAAATGCTTTGGTAAGTTCTAAGTAGGTGTGGTCATGAGTTTTGAACTTTTGGGGACAGATATTGTCAATGTATTAAAAGAATTTAATATTACGTCTCCTACTGATATCCAGAAAAGCTCAATTCCACAGATACTTGCTAGAAAAAATGTATTATTGATGGCCCCTACAGGCGCAGGAAAGACAGAGGCCGCGATTCTCCCGTTGCTTAAACTAGTCAAAGACAGCAATGTGCCAGGCATAAAGATTCTGTATATAGCCCCGCTCCGGGCCCTTAATAGGGACCTTCTATTAAGGCTTGAAAAAATAGGGGAAGCGATGGGAATTACAATCAAAGCAAGACATGGCGACACAATTCAGAGCGAGCGAAGAAGGCAGAGTTTGAATCCTCCGGATATTTTAATCACCACCCCAGAAACACTTCAAGCGCTTTTTACCGGAAAGAAGCTAAGAGAACATCTGAAATCTGTGCTCGCTGTTGTAGTCGATGAAATACATGAAATAGCCGAGGACAAAAGAGGTGTTCAGCTAAGCCTAGCTCTTGAGAGGCTTGAAAGATTAAAAAATGGGAGAATCCAGAGGATTGGCCTTTCTGCAACTGTTGGATCCAAAGAGGAAGTTGCAAAATTCTTAGTAGGAGAGGGGAGAGAAGTTGAGATAATCCAATCTCAGATAAAAAAAGAGTTTAACATTGAAGTTGAAACTCCTGAAATCTTTGAAGAAGATATAATGGCCGCAGAAAATTTAAAAATATCCCCTTATGTTGCATCATCGATTAGGAGAATTAAGGAGTTAATTGACGCCCACAAAAGCATTCTTCTTTTTGTCAATACCCGTCAAATGGCCGAAACTCTTTCATCAAGATTTAATTTGATGGAAATGAATTTTATAGATGTTCACCATTCCTCACTATCCAAAGAAACTAGGATTGATGTTGAAACTAGATTTAAGAATGGAGAAATCAAGGGCATAGTATGCACTTCAAGCATGGAGCTTGGCATAGATGTTGGTGCTGTTGATCTAGTTATACAGTATGGGAGCCCTAGACAGGTATCAAAGCTCTTGCAGCGAGTTGGCAGAGCAGGACACAAAACATATCTTGTTTCAAAAGGGATTATCCTTTCAAGTGATGAAGAAATATGTGAATCTGCAGTAATAGCAAAAAATGCATTAAACTATCGGATTGAAAGGTCAGAGATACCTGAAAAATCCCTTGATGTACTATCCCACCAGATAATAGGGCTTTCAATGGAAAGTAATGAAGTCTCAATTGAAGAAGCTTATTCTCTATTTAAAAAATCCTATCCGTATAGAAACATGAGCAATGAAGAATTCTGGAGGGTATTATATTTTTTAGAAAGCATAAAGCTGATTTGGATTAATAACGGAATAACTTACAAAAGATCCAAACAGGGCATGTTTTATTATTATGAGAACTTATCAATGATCCCAGATACAAAACAGTATAGAGTTGTTGAAGTTGGGACTGGATCATCCCTCGGTGTTCTAGATGAGAATTTTATCGTGTCAAATATTGAGGTTGGTGGAAACTTTATAGTTCGTGGTAGGACATGGAAGGTATTAAACATTGAAGAAGAAAAAATTGAGGTAACTGAAACTAGGTCTGTAGGTGCAATCCCTTCTTGGGAAGGTGAACTTATTCCAGTTCCACTTTTTGTCTCAAGAGATGTTTTTGAAATTTTTGATGATAAATTGAAGATAGAAGGATTGCCTTTAACTAACGATACAAAAAAAATCCTATATGAATTGCTTGACGAGCAATCAAAATACTTCTCTTACTCTAAGAATTCCCTAGTGATTGAAGATATAGGGGAGTTTGTCATCCTGCACGTCTTTAACGGTTCCAAAGCAAATGATACACTGGGTAGAGTCATAACATCTCTCCTGGCACAGAGATTTGGGGAATCTATAGGTATGAGGACCGATCCATACCATATAATGATAAAATTTCCTGTTGGAATCAAAGATGGTGGCAGCGTAGTAAAAAATACTCTTCTTGAATTAAATGAAGACCATGTAATACCTATCCTTGATATAGTCTTGAAGAACACACCACTGTTTGAATGGAAAATGATACAGATAGCAAAGAGATTTGGGGTTATAAGGGCAAATTCTGACAAGTACTTGATGAAGAACATATTAAAGCTCTATAGAAATACACCACTTTACGAAGAAACATTAAATGAGTTATACCACGACAAACTTGATATTGAACCTGTAAAGAAATTTATCTATGATCTAAAAAATGGAAAAATTAGTATAATTATCAATAAAAATACTGAGCCATCTACTTTTACAAGGTATCTGCTTGAAGGGTCTTCATTTGAACTTTTGCATCCAAAAAGACCTGATAAAGAGATTATAAAATACCTGAAAAAAAGGCTCCTCGAGAAACGAGTCACAGTTGCATGCCTTCACTGCAGAAAATGGAAAACAACTCTTTCTGTAAATAATTTTGAGGATAATCCAAAATGCCCTCAATGCGGAGCACGGTATGTTGGGATTTTGAGGAGACGGGAAGATTTAGAAATAGTCCATAAAGGTTACAAAGGAAAAATAGACGAGGAAGAAAAAAAGACCTTGAAAGAGATTAAGGATTCAGCGGATTTGATTCTTCCATATGGCAAAAAGGCCATAATAGTTTTAGCAGGGATTGGAATAGGTCCAAGAACGGCGAAAAGAATATTGGTAAAAGATAGAAAAAATGAGGAAGACCTTTTCAAAGACATCCTTGCTGCCGAAAGAGTTTATGCTAGGACCAAGATGTTCTGGCAATCAAACAAACAATAATTTCATTAGATCTTCCAGAGCATTATTTGTAGCCTCGCCGTTTCTGCCACCAACGATTAACACACTGTTTTCATAGAAGACATTTCTTAGGTATTCCCACTGACCAAATGATCTTGACCATAGAACCTTGGATGCACCTGCATCGTATAGGTCTTTTATTATGATATTACTGTTTTCGTTTCCAATCAGAATGAG from the Methanofastidiosum sp. genome contains:
- a CDS encoding energy-coupling factor transporter transmembrane component T, with the protein product MIKYSMYVKESSFFHNLDPRTKIVILSSIFGLALLYKDPLYLGVIAVSVLLMIRFLCKIKIRRLATYIRPILPLVLMSLILWPFFQPTGNIIFEYWKIRVSEDGIRMGLAMTFRIFAIITATFLLLMTTLQRDLVLGLMKFKVPYEYCLTLAISLRYVPTLAGITYTIMDAQRSRGLELDKGPIFKRIRNYIPIITPLIIGSIRMAEELAIAIESRGFGYGERTFLKEISLKKRDYATMCVFVLILGLGVYVRLLGYGSMAFV
- a CDS encoding AAA family ATPase, whose product is MKSPDVEKTEKIRAYLKEEYEYFDLVEILKEKGFSQKVLEKEEIKQLISSSQEIVNQIQHERGMLKNEIKIFLEGRINRLEQRIRELNEPPFMIGIYVRPLDKEGMHEIFDYVNYRIIAYMIDDLDINKGDKIRYKFIEAKEGGKFVILERHPGKVDTTLGEIIKIEGRYATVRFDTYHEMMLDIGDFVDSKNEYLKAGATVTLFGNSKDWEILDIKSNVKYGDDLLLEKKPKVIREEIGGLDEAILEIDQAVGSALSYDFIKEKVQKLKIERTKGIMLYGPPGCGKTLIARYAASISSRNFINVDKELRSKWFGETQQNIEELFKYAEEKAPSVLFFYEFDSLVPERESGSEAARLENPIVNKFLQLLDGLEEMGDVIVIIATNRPDIIDPAILRPGRIDKHIRIGRPDTRDAGEKVLDIYLKPDQLIPHSLEIEKYGSVKKFAEVMKDTILTELYEKNRICNIEKLGLINVPIKETISGAMIKNIVIQTKKYYINRLDKYAKLIDVINNIYHNKLYIEKTCEVLCAHIINECYTVSKELGETADKVIGEIRKDLVSSMSEKIEEDYLLKRIEEYIDQNEGMLIGDAIEAIDTDCGKAQ
- a CDS encoding metallophosphoesterase, with the protein product MDLYPVINKPAIIIESDKRYLVVADLHLGKEYEYYKKGIKIPDVGQKMKADLLKIIKRKKVEELILLGDIKHNLPFTSYFEKLNLPKFLEFDIPVKLIKGNHDGNIEEIVDNEVMKSFRIDDHVLTHGHILIEGSNLIMGHIHPVVEFVDSNGKITRLKCFLRIEGPQNIIILPSFNPVIEGVSINKDEEIPGPYFESGRLEIKNFDCYLLDGTYMGKVGDIYH
- a CDS encoding DEAD/DEAH box helicase: MSFELLGTDIVNVLKEFNITSPTDIQKSSIPQILARKNVLLMAPTGAGKTEAAILPLLKLVKDSNVPGIKILYIAPLRALNRDLLLRLEKIGEAMGITIKARHGDTIQSERRRQSLNPPDILITTPETLQALFTGKKLREHLKSVLAVVVDEIHEIAEDKRGVQLSLALERLERLKNGRIQRIGLSATVGSKEEVAKFLVGEGREVEIIQSQIKKEFNIEVETPEIFEEDIMAAENLKISPYVASSIRRIKELIDAHKSILLFVNTRQMAETLSSRFNLMEMNFIDVHHSSLSKETRIDVETRFKNGEIKGIVCTSSMELGIDVGAVDLVIQYGSPRQVSKLLQRVGRAGHKTYLVSKGIILSSDEEICESAVIAKNALNYRIERSEIPEKSLDVLSHQIIGLSMESNEVSIEEAYSLFKKSYPYRNMSNEEFWRVLYFLESIKLIWINNGITYKRSKQGMFYYYENLSMIPDTKQYRVVEVGTGSSLGVLDENFIVSNIEVGGNFIVRGRTWKVLNIEEEKIEVTETRSVGAIPSWEGELIPVPLFVSRDVFEIFDDKLKIEGLPLTNDTKKILYELLDEQSKYFSYSKNSLVIEDIGEFVILHVFNGSKANDTLGRVITSLLAQRFGESIGMRTDPYHIMIKFPVGIKDGGSVVKNTLLELNEDHVIPILDIVLKNTPLFEWKMIQIAKRFGVIRANSDKYLMKNILKLYRNTPLYEETLNELYHDKLDIEPVKKFIYDLKNGKISIIINKNTEPSTFTRYLLEGSSFELLHPKRPDKEIIKYLKKRLLEKRVTVACLHCRKWKTTLSVNNFEDNPKCPQCGARYVGILRRREDLEIVHKGYKGKIDEEEKKTLKEIKDSADLILPYGKKAIIVLAGIGIGPRTAKRILVKDRKNEEDLFKDILAAERVYARTKMFWQSNKQ